One Tunturibacter gelidoferens genomic region harbors:
- a CDS encoding aldo/keto reductase has protein sequence MNKKPILSAAAAGTLTFGGDITVNRMGYGAMRITGAGVWGPPADKTAALATLRRAIELGVNLIDTADSYGPGTSEELIEEGLHPYPTGLVIATKGGWERPGPGQWTHNASPKHLTEALEGSLKRLRLDRIDIYQLHAPDNAVSFEASVEALAGLRKQGKIRHVALSNVTREHVERARKIVPIVSVQNRYSFADRESDFIVDYCEQNNIAFLPWAPLGQAKEAHDGIKKVANDLDATPLQVALAWLLKRSKVILPIPGTSSVKHLEENIAAADLELPQAAYDKLAAVSHPPASLRG, from the coding sequence ATGAATAAGAAACCGATTCTTTCAGCTGCAGCTGCCGGCACACTCACCTTCGGTGGCGATATCACGGTCAACCGGATGGGCTATGGCGCCATGCGTATCACTGGGGCAGGCGTGTGGGGACCTCCCGCGGACAAAACCGCCGCCTTGGCGACTCTACGGCGCGCGATTGAACTCGGCGTGAACCTGATCGACACGGCCGACTCCTATGGCCCTGGCACATCAGAAGAGTTGATTGAGGAGGGGCTCCACCCATATCCAACTGGATTAGTAATCGCAACCAAAGGTGGGTGGGAGCGCCCGGGCCCCGGCCAATGGACGCATAATGCCAGCCCGAAACATCTTACCGAAGCACTCGAGGGGAGTCTGAAGCGTCTGCGTCTGGACCGTATCGACATCTATCAACTGCACGCTCCCGATAATGCCGTGTCCTTCGAGGCTTCGGTAGAGGCACTGGCCGGACTCCGGAAGCAAGGTAAGATCCGTCATGTTGCGCTTTCGAATGTGACTCGCGAACACGTGGAAAGGGCACGCAAGATCGTGCCAATTGTCTCGGTGCAGAACCGCTACAGCTTCGCTGACCGGGAATCCGACTTCATCGTCGATTATTGCGAGCAGAACAATATTGCTTTCCTTCCGTGGGCTCCCCTCGGTCAAGCGAAGGAGGCACATGATGGCATCAAGAAAGTCGCGAATGATCTTGATGCAACTCCTTTGCAGGTCGCCTTGGCCTGGCTGCTTAAGCGTTCCAAAGTAATCCTGCCTATTCCCGGAACGTCCTCGGTCAAGCACCTGGAGGAGAATATCGCTGCTGCCGATCTTGAGCTCCCTCAGGCAGCGTACGACAAGTTGGCTGCTGTAAGCCATCCTCCCGCAAGTTTACGTGGTTGA
- a CDS encoding cupin domain-containing protein produces the protein MISKYCGIGIAAIVIGSSLTALLAQTGANTVASGKREILLQTTESWNGKPYIHYPTAQPQLTTIKLTIAPHTALPWHTHPYPNVVYVLSGTLTLHDRASGKTQVVHQGQAVGESVDDVHRGESGDEPTVLLITYAGTPGVPTSVPAKGEKAEY, from the coding sequence ATGATTTCTAAATACTGCGGGATTGGAATCGCCGCTATCGTCATCGGATCATCTCTGACGGCCCTACTGGCTCAAACCGGCGCGAATACCGTTGCAAGCGGTAAGCGCGAAATCCTGTTGCAAACGACCGAATCGTGGAACGGCAAACCGTACATACACTACCCCACTGCTCAGCCACAACTCACGACGATCAAACTAACCATCGCACCACATACCGCCTTGCCATGGCACACGCATCCATATCCAAACGTCGTCTATGTACTTTCCGGCACACTCACGCTGCATGACAGGGCCAGCGGCAAGACCCAGGTGGTTCATCAGGGACAAGCGGTCGGCGAGTCAGTGGACGATGTGCATCGGGGCGAGTCGGGTGACGAACCCACCGTACTGCTGATCACTTATGCAGGCACTCCAGGCGTTCCAACCTCAGTCCCTGCAAAGGGCGAGAAGGCGGAGTACTGA
- a CDS encoding TolC family protein, producing the protein MASVVPVALVSPILLLAQQSNAAAASEHLSNAASVDLTLSSAVEMALAHNRHIMLAHLAVTDSMSQKRLAESRFYPIIKNQSAVLHITELEGVRIPAGALGETSSGFSPAETLNIGQGALTSYTSGTELAQPITQIFKIRAGVKAADAELNSAHIQSDDAENGVAFLVHKLYYGILVEELRGAAAKDAVDAATMVEQEAKHGVNEGKLLADAELVSRTDLLDKQQAALASHLNLDDLTLQLDDALGLPLGTHLILDPNSFGASSILPTRADAIALLLNKSPAVLSARQTVEKAKADVAAARDEYIPELTGVARYSYQSGLPFLAHNFGTFGAIFTYTLFDGGGREAKLQDARIKLTMAQTQLKQTEADVSIELSSAYDKTEQLDQLVRVTTQALEAREESFRIQSERAKVDAQLASGVAAANAALTSAHMNLLNSQLNLSLARNNIRRLLGERPE; encoded by the coding sequence GTGGCGTCCGTGGTGCCGGTTGCGCTCGTCTCGCCGATATTGCTCCTCGCTCAGCAGTCTAACGCTGCTGCCGCTTCGGAGCATTTGTCCAATGCTGCCAGCGTGGACCTTACGCTCTCTAGTGCGGTTGAGATGGCGCTCGCGCACAACCGCCACATTATGTTGGCCCATCTGGCCGTGACCGATAGCATGTCCCAGAAGAGACTTGCCGAGTCGCGTTTCTATCCGATCATCAAGAACCAGTCTGCGGTATTACACATTACCGAACTTGAGGGAGTAAGAATTCCTGCGGGAGCCCTCGGGGAAACCTCTTCGGGCTTCTCGCCGGCAGAGACTCTCAATATCGGTCAGGGAGCCCTCACCAGCTATACGAGTGGGACGGAACTGGCCCAACCCATAACGCAGATCTTCAAGATCCGGGCGGGCGTGAAGGCTGCCGATGCCGAGCTGAACTCGGCGCATATTCAATCGGATGACGCGGAGAACGGCGTCGCTTTTCTTGTCCACAAACTCTACTACGGCATCCTTGTTGAGGAGTTACGTGGTGCGGCCGCAAAGGACGCCGTCGACGCCGCAACAATGGTTGAGCAGGAGGCAAAGCACGGTGTCAATGAAGGGAAGCTCCTTGCGGACGCCGAGCTGGTGAGCCGCACAGATTTGCTCGATAAGCAGCAAGCTGCCCTGGCCTCGCACCTTAACCTCGATGACCTGACCTTGCAACTCGACGACGCGCTCGGTTTGCCGCTTGGAACTCATCTTATCCTCGACCCAAACTCATTCGGAGCTTCCTCAATTCTTCCCACGCGTGCTGATGCAATTGCACTTCTGCTCAACAAGAGTCCTGCGGTATTGTCGGCCAGACAGACGGTAGAAAAGGCGAAGGCTGATGTCGCCGCGGCGCGAGACGAATACATCCCCGAACTAACCGGAGTAGCCCGTTACAGCTATCAGAGTGGCCTGCCTTTTTTGGCTCATAACTTTGGAACCTTCGGAGCTATCTTCACTTACACCTTGTTCGACGGCGGGGGACGCGAAGCCAAACTCCAGGACGCACGTATCAAGCTGACGATGGCACAGACGCAATTGAAGCAGACCGAGGCAGACGTCAGCATTGAGTTGTCGTCTGCTTACGACAAAACAGAACAGCTTGATCAACTGGTACGAGTGACAACTCAAGCTCTCGAGGCTCGCGAGGAAAGCTTCCGTATTCAGAGCGAGCGAGCGAAGGTTGACGCTCAACTCGCCTCTGGAGTGGCTGCAGCCAATGCAGCGTTGACCTCCGCGCATATGAATTTGCTGAACTCTCAGTTGAACTTGTCTCTCGCCCGGAACAACATTCGACGTCTCCTCGGAGAGCGGCCAGAATGA
- a CDS encoding VIT1/CCC1 transporter family protein, whose amino-acid sequence MADSEKKKLLAALDANWQAEMEGHYTYSALARGEVEPQRRNALRGLAAAEKHHADLWAGRIEGLGGDAPRYTGSQSGLADSLATRVGGPDLAMRRLEIDEGRDIAKYGRQLKSLGDEPSIAILKEVIADEREHYQTLSNLIRSRRPLPTVPAEQAQEALDSLLNARKEGHPEAAGWVGDAIYGVNDGLGSIFGIVSGVSGATLGNSHFVLIAGLAGMVASALSMGSGAYLAAKSQREIYEAEFAREREAVEDNEAEAREVLSLSYQIRGLPEEDAERFVHHLSKNKEHLISALARERLNTSEEALSKPLVSALSGAFSTALGAFIPIIPFFFMAGIRAVIVAAVVSLIAHFVVGASKSLVTIRPWWSSGLEMTVVGAIEGIVTYVIGMGLGRIGGG is encoded by the coding sequence ATGGCCGACTCGGAAAAGAAGAAACTATTAGCTGCGCTTGATGCCAACTGGCAGGCAGAGATGGAAGGTCATTACACTTACTCGGCGCTGGCGAGAGGAGAAGTCGAGCCTCAACGTCGAAACGCGTTACGTGGATTAGCCGCCGCTGAAAAGCATCATGCCGATCTTTGGGCTGGACGAATCGAAGGTTTAGGCGGGGACGCACCGCGGTACACAGGCTCGCAGTCTGGTCTAGCGGATTCTTTGGCAACCCGAGTCGGGGGACCTGACCTGGCTATGCGACGCCTGGAGATCGATGAAGGCCGCGACATTGCGAAATACGGTAGGCAGCTGAAATCGCTAGGCGATGAGCCAAGCATCGCGATTCTCAAAGAAGTGATCGCGGACGAGCGGGAGCACTATCAAACGTTGAGCAATCTCATTCGTTCACGTCGTCCGCTGCCCACTGTACCGGCTGAGCAAGCTCAGGAAGCTCTGGATAGCCTCTTGAATGCCCGTAAAGAAGGGCATCCCGAGGCAGCAGGTTGGGTCGGAGATGCGATCTACGGCGTCAACGACGGACTCGGTTCTATCTTCGGTATTGTCTCTGGGGTCTCAGGGGCAACGCTAGGTAACAGCCACTTTGTTCTGATTGCGGGATTGGCCGGGATGGTGGCGAGTGCGCTCTCGATGGGCTCGGGGGCTTACTTAGCAGCTAAGAGTCAGCGAGAGATCTATGAAGCTGAGTTTGCCAGAGAACGGGAGGCCGTTGAAGACAATGAAGCCGAGGCCCGCGAAGTACTTTCTCTCAGCTACCAAATCCGCGGGCTGCCGGAAGAAGACGCAGAGCGTTTTGTACACCATCTTTCGAAGAACAAGGAACATCTGATTAGCGCTCTCGCACGGGAGCGTCTCAATACATCCGAAGAAGCATTGAGTAAGCCTCTCGTCTCGGCGCTGTCAGGGGCTTTTTCTACGGCTTTGGGCGCTTTCATTCCGATCATTCCGTTCTTCTTTATGGCTGGGATCAGGGCTGTAATTGTCGCCGCAGTTGTTTCCCTGATAGCGCACTTTGTTGTTGGGGCATCGAAGTCGCTCGTGACAATCCGTCCGTGGTGGAGCAGCGGATTGGAGATGACGGTCGTCGGAGCGATTGAAGGAATCGTCACTTACGTGATCGGCATGGGCTTAGGGAGAATTGGAGGAGGCTAG
- a CDS encoding RNA polymerase sigma factor, whose translation MEVPESKLFFDSNRMSAGASPERGQNQRCLFHYESDESLVAAAKQGFHIAFEVISNRHSRRVFNTVYRITKNREDAEDACQDAALKAFLHLKTFDERSLFSTWLTRIAINSALMILRQKRRRNETSIDAHLDGNAWGSLDIPDPGKDVELCYLERDREVRLRTAVNRLSPVLRDVLEIRLSSDGSIKEIAQEAGISVAAAKSRLIRGRQALGRYINERDAKPVF comes from the coding sequence ATGGAAGTGCCGGAGAGTAAATTGTTTTTCGATAGCAATCGAATGAGCGCTGGTGCCTCCCCTGAGCGGGGTCAAAATCAAAGATGCTTATTTCATTATGAAAGCGATGAAAGTCTTGTCGCTGCTGCAAAGCAAGGGTTCCACATCGCGTTCGAGGTAATTTCTAACCGTCACTCGAGACGCGTCTTTAACACAGTTTATCGAATCACGAAGAATCGAGAAGACGCAGAAGATGCGTGTCAAGATGCTGCTCTCAAGGCGTTCCTTCATCTCAAAACGTTTGACGAGAGGTCGCTATTCTCTACATGGTTGACGCGAATAGCAATAAATTCTGCGCTCATGATCCTGCGGCAGAAACGTCGACGCAACGAAACCTCAATAGATGCACATCTCGACGGAAATGCGTGGGGATCTCTCGATATACCGGATCCAGGAAAAGACGTTGAGCTGTGCTACCTCGAGCGCGATCGGGAAGTACGTTTGAGAACGGCGGTCAATCGTCTCAGTCCGGTACTCCGCGATGTGCTCGAGATCCGCTTGTCCTCCGACGGGTCAATCAAGGAAATTGCACAGGAAGCGGGAATTTCTGTAGCCGCGGCAAAATCGCGCCTAATTCGCGGAAGACAAGCACTTGGAAGATATATCAACGAACGAGATGCTAAACCAGTCTTTTGA
- a CDS encoding TetR/AcrR family transcriptional regulator: MFLKRGYEGVTIDKIVELAGGSKSTVYSEFGGKCGLFISSIENLCRESNEPLAKIDYTGLNLEESLKKLSFHILKLISAKRSVELHRLAIGEAANCPEVGEAWYTYGPARTASFIRLVLESHRDELRGTTVPIERIAVMLHDSLTGDILYRLLAGIGEHESDSELELLACAAVDVILGNVCTNVP; encoded by the coding sequence TTGTTTCTGAAGCGCGGCTATGAAGGTGTCACCATCGACAAGATCGTTGAGTTGGCTGGCGGTTCGAAAAGCACCGTCTACAGCGAATTCGGCGGGAAATGTGGGCTGTTCATTAGCAGTATCGAGAACCTGTGCCGCGAGTCGAATGAGCCGCTCGCGAAGATCGACTACACAGGTTTGAACCTTGAAGAGAGCCTAAAGAAACTCTCTTTTCACATTTTGAAGCTCATCAGCGCAAAACGGTCCGTGGAGCTTCATCGTCTCGCCATCGGGGAGGCAGCAAATTGTCCCGAAGTAGGCGAGGCGTGGTACACGTACGGTCCCGCCAGAACGGCTTCCTTCATACGATTGGTATTGGAAAGCCATCGCGATGAGCTGCGAGGGACGACGGTCCCGATTGAACGGATAGCAGTGATGCTTCACGACTCATTGACGGGAGACATCCTATACCGTCTGTTGGCAGGAATCGGTGAGCATGAAAGTGATTCCGAACTCGAGCTATTGGCTTGCGCTGCCGTCGACGTCATTCTAGGGAATGTTTGTACCAATGTGCCTTAA
- a CDS encoding cupin domain-containing protein, whose product MGSKPNDSFIDPIADQVAIQRGVAVRSTSQPGSNSTISVVHPAELSSETQQTPGSLRMSAIAAMHGIVSSLWAGIFVVEPSAKTGIHHHGEQDTVVYVLEGEACVRWGDLGEHSATVRAGDFLHVPGWLPHQEINSSREHTFRWVVVRSTPEPIVVNLPDDFWTSTNSKPLKRNASEH is encoded by the coding sequence ATGGGAAGCAAACCTAATGATTCGTTCATTGACCCGATAGCTGACCAGGTTGCGATTCAGCGTGGAGTCGCCGTTCGGTCGACGTCTCAACCGGGATCCAATTCAACGATCAGCGTTGTGCATCCCGCTGAATTGAGCAGCGAGACTCAGCAGACACCGGGATCGCTGAGGATGTCCGCCATTGCAGCGATGCATGGCATCGTCTCCTCGCTATGGGCAGGCATATTCGTGGTCGAGCCTTCAGCTAAGACCGGCATTCACCACCACGGCGAACAGGACACCGTCGTTTACGTCCTAGAAGGAGAGGCTTGTGTGCGGTGGGGCGATCTGGGAGAACACTCAGCCACCGTTAGGGCGGGTGATTTTCTGCATGTGCCGGGCTGGTTGCCGCATCAGGAAATCAATTCGTCGCGGGAGCACACATTTCGATGGGTAGTTGTACGGAGTACACCAGAGCCGATCGTGGTGAACTTGCCTGATGATTTCTGGACGTCAACCAACTCAAAACCGTTAAAGAGGAACGCCAGTGAGCACTAG
- a CDS encoding PQQ-dependent sugar dehydrogenase, producing MKRSRFAKFQALVPLAFAAFLPSALHAQQTITGQSAFADYTQQKPGVRRKITVADLPEPKPSESVDNGPTLAKRPEGAWPIAPAGFTVQLYAGGDAATPMQRSENKKETHGPTSGTFVMPRIIHTAPNGDLFVADSQAGSILVLRGVTDAGKADTISTYATGLDHPFGIAFYPAGPNPRWIYIGNATTVVRFAYKSGDLKADRAPETVVPDLPGYAQLRGGGHWTRDVVFSADGKHMLVSVGSGSNADDPDTHPGEFHRADVLEYTPEGKFVEVYAYGIRNCVGEAINSITGQLWCSTNERDALGNNLVPDYVTSVKEGGFYGWPWFYMGGHQDPRLMGTHPELKSKVITPDVLVQPHMASLGMTFYPTSKSTFPSQYDGDGFASEHGSWNRANRGGYEVIRIPMKDGRATGEYEDFLTGFVTADGQVWGRPVGVAVGHDGALYVTDDGSRSVWRVSYTGK from the coding sequence ATGAAACGTTCACGCTTCGCAAAGTTCCAAGCATTAGTCCCTCTCGCCTTCGCCGCGTTTCTTCCGTCTGCGCTCCATGCCCAGCAGACGATCACCGGTCAGTCCGCCTTCGCCGACTACACGCAGCAAAAGCCTGGCGTCCGACGAAAGATCACCGTGGCAGACTTGCCGGAACCGAAGCCGTCTGAATCTGTAGACAACGGTCCGACCCTTGCTAAAAGGCCAGAGGGCGCGTGGCCCATTGCCCCAGCCGGTTTTACGGTTCAGCTCTATGCGGGCGGTGACGCAGCCACTCCTATGCAGCGATCCGAAAATAAGAAAGAGACGCACGGGCCTACCTCTGGAACCTTCGTGATGCCCCGCATTATCCATACTGCACCGAATGGCGATCTCTTCGTAGCAGACTCGCAGGCTGGCTCCATACTGGTGCTGCGCGGCGTTACTGATGCGGGGAAGGCGGACACCATCAGCACCTACGCTACGGGTCTCGATCACCCCTTCGGCATTGCGTTTTATCCCGCGGGCCCAAATCCTCGCTGGATATACATCGGCAACGCGACGACCGTGGTTCGATTCGCTTACAAGTCCGGAGACCTGAAGGCAGACCGCGCGCCCGAAACAGTCGTGCCCGATCTTCCTGGCTATGCTCAACTCCGCGGCGGTGGCCACTGGACGCGAGACGTTGTCTTTTCTGCCGACGGTAAGCATATGTTGGTGTCGGTGGGAAGTGGATCGAATGCGGACGATCCTGACACCCATCCCGGAGAGTTTCACCGGGCCGATGTTCTTGAGTACACCCCTGAGGGCAAATTTGTCGAGGTGTACGCCTACGGCATTCGTAACTGCGTCGGCGAGGCGATCAACTCTATTACCGGTCAGCTCTGGTGCTCAACGAATGAGCGTGACGCCCTTGGGAACAATCTCGTTCCAGACTATGTGACTTCAGTGAAAGAAGGCGGCTTTTATGGTTGGCCCTGGTTTTATATGGGAGGCCATCAGGATCCGAGACTAATGGGCACGCATCCTGAACTCAAGTCCAAGGTGATTACGCCAGATGTGCTGGTTCAACCTCATATGGCCTCGCTCGGAATGACGTTTTACCCTACCAGTAAATCCACGTTCCCGTCCCAATACGATGGCGACGGATTCGCATCCGAACACGGGTCCTGGAATCGTGCGAATCGCGGAGGCTATGAAGTTATCCGGATTCCCATGAAGGACGGCAGAGCCACCGGCGAGTATGAGGACTTTCTTACAGGATTCGTCACCGCGGATGGACAGGTCTGGGGCCGACCTGTAGGCGTGGCCGTGGGTCATGATGGCGCTCTCTACGTGACAGATGACGGCTCTCGCAGCGTTTGGCGCGTATCTTACACCGGCAAATAG
- a CDS encoding HlyD family secretion protein — MKKWSIAIPVLVLAIAIFLIFAIRGHWDSWKSNAVLQRTNDAYVTGDQIPLSTRISGTVQRVGVQDYQSVKAGQSIVELDHSDYQASVDEARAAISAARAELNANQDAKQAADASIDAAKASVEQAQAAADAAQAGIDAAQAQVTQSVSEYQRQEKLLANRAATHQQFEQVQEARDAAQAALQSRRADLARARAAVASSRAAVAGALQQRAALNAKDASLQAQIAAKTAGVTIAQVSLAYTKIVAPADGRVGRLRVHPGQLVGAGVQVVDFVQDGAWVEANFLETQLAHVRVGDTADIKIDAYPSQILYGHVSEIAPASGSAAALLPPDNATGNFTKVVQRVPVKILFDGNPSGDILRPGLSAEITVHTDRQETTDATRPAMVR, encoded by the coding sequence GTGAAGAAGTGGTCTATTGCGATTCCGGTATTGGTGCTGGCTATAGCCATCTTTCTCATCTTTGCCATTCGAGGTCATTGGGACTCTTGGAAGAGTAACGCTGTCCTTCAAAGGACAAACGATGCCTATGTCACAGGCGATCAGATTCCTCTCAGCACTCGCATCAGCGGTACTGTGCAGCGGGTTGGCGTGCAAGACTATCAGTCAGTCAAAGCTGGGCAATCAATCGTTGAATTGGATCACTCTGATTATCAGGCAAGTGTCGATGAGGCGCGAGCTGCGATTAGCGCCGCACGTGCTGAACTCAACGCAAATCAGGATGCGAAGCAGGCCGCTGACGCGAGCATAGATGCTGCAAAGGCGTCAGTAGAGCAGGCACAGGCTGCTGCCGACGCCGCACAAGCTGGGATCGATGCCGCACAAGCTCAGGTGACACAGTCCGTCAGCGAATATCAGCGACAGGAGAAGTTGCTGGCGAACCGGGCCGCGACTCACCAGCAGTTCGAGCAGGTCCAGGAAGCCCGAGACGCCGCTCAAGCTGCCTTGCAAAGCCGCCGCGCCGATCTTGCGCGTGCTAGGGCCGCAGTAGCAAGCAGCCGAGCTGCGGTCGCTGGGGCTCTCCAGCAGAGAGCCGCTCTTAACGCAAAAGATGCATCCCTGCAGGCTCAGATCGCAGCCAAGACCGCGGGCGTAACGATTGCGCAAGTTAGTCTTGCTTACACAAAGATCGTTGCGCCCGCCGACGGTCGAGTTGGTCGACTACGGGTTCATCCGGGGCAGCTTGTGGGAGCGGGCGTTCAGGTCGTTGATTTCGTTCAAGACGGCGCATGGGTCGAGGCCAACTTCCTCGAGACGCAGCTTGCGCACGTTCGTGTTGGCGATACCGCGGACATCAAGATAGACGCCTATCCTTCCCAAATTCTTTACGGCCATGTGAGCGAGATAGCACCCGCGAGTGGGTCCGCTGCAGCACTCTTGCCGCCCGATAACGCTACCGGAAATTTCACCAAGGTCGTTCAGCGTGTGCCAGTCAAGATCCTTTTCGACGGCAACCCCTCCGGTGACATCCTCCGTCCAGGACTGTCTGCGGAGATCACTGTGCATACCGATCGGCAGGAAACAACAGATGCAACTCGTCCGGCAATGGTCCGCTAA
- a CDS encoding MFS transporter: MKTGPQIESVQRIRPVLGIVGVLLGASLATFFGRLLSVGAPDLRGALGIDVDSASWIGTTYNMGMMFIGPFSVYLGGLLGPRRVLLVSATIFTLLCIAMPFAGHLPVLLFLLAAAGMTAGTFYPLTLSFILRNLPQSYLLFGIAAYAADIVVTTHMAHSYEGWLMDALSWQWIFWTTALLAPIMISLVVLGIPPQPIPKPKPGQPSPSWRGFLYFSLGAALLYGAMDQGQRLDWWRSGTFVAMVVSGSFLILATAVRHFSKPNPLINFPFLRRRNTILLGMVIMIFRFVLLSAVVLVPSYLTAIRGYRPEQVGPVLLWLAIPQCLAGLLAIYLLGRIDSRLILAAGFATVAVAALMDSHITSVWSGNSFELSQIVLAMGEGFAFNGMVGTIVLDLMNSGSMDKGPDVLSFSGFFQTIRLFGGELGASYIQFFLHSRQVFHTDLLSADIQGGSTPVVERTHMLTAGMHAQSVTQDIATGRAAVLFMGSIRQQAFTLSIMDAFTLIAYVATTCLLIIACLRGLKVGFRQIIATSAQSAS; encoded by the coding sequence ATGAAGACAGGTCCACAAATCGAATCTGTCCAACGCATCAGACCTGTTCTTGGGATTGTGGGCGTGCTGTTGGGTGCCTCGCTGGCTACGTTCTTCGGGAGACTTTTGAGCGTCGGGGCGCCCGATCTGCGCGGAGCGCTGGGGATCGACGTGGACTCAGCTTCATGGATCGGCACCACTTACAACATGGGCATGATGTTCATCGGCCCCTTCTCTGTCTACCTCGGCGGCCTACTTGGACCGAGGCGCGTTCTGCTGGTCTCCGCGACGATATTTACCTTGCTGTGTATCGCGATGCCGTTTGCCGGACATCTTCCCGTTCTCTTGTTTTTGCTGGCGGCGGCGGGGATGACAGCCGGGACGTTCTATCCCCTCACATTGTCGTTCATTCTGCGTAATCTTCCCCAGAGTTACCTGCTCTTTGGAATTGCTGCCTATGCGGCGGACATCGTTGTTACGACTCATATGGCGCATTCCTACGAGGGATGGCTGATGGACGCTCTCTCGTGGCAATGGATCTTCTGGACGACTGCGCTGCTCGCACCCATCATGATCTCCTTGGTTGTCTTAGGCATTCCACCGCAACCGATCCCTAAGCCCAAGCCAGGACAGCCTTCGCCAAGCTGGCGAGGCTTCCTCTACTTCAGCCTAGGGGCGGCGTTGCTTTACGGGGCGATGGACCAGGGACAGCGGCTCGACTGGTGGCGTTCCGGCACCTTCGTCGCGATGGTCGTGTCTGGTTCCTTTCTTATTTTGGCAACGGCAGTCCGACACTTCAGCAAGCCGAATCCCCTGATCAACTTCCCCTTCCTGCGGCGGAGAAACACCATTCTGCTCGGCATGGTCATCATGATCTTCCGCTTTGTTCTCTTGTCCGCGGTTGTGCTAGTCCCCAGTTATCTCACGGCAATCCGCGGATATAGGCCGGAACAGGTCGGCCCTGTGCTTCTCTGGCTGGCAATTCCTCAATGCCTCGCCGGCCTTCTCGCGATCTACCTGCTTGGGCGCATTGACTCGCGTCTTATTCTGGCTGCGGGATTTGCCACGGTGGCCGTTGCTGCCCTGATGGATTCGCATATTACTTCCGTCTGGTCAGGGAACAGCTTCGAACTGAGCCAGATCGTGCTGGCAATGGGAGAAGGCTTCGCCTTCAACGGGATGGTCGGCACCATCGTACTCGACCTCATGAACTCTGGGTCCATGGATAAGGGTCCTGACGTGCTCAGCTTCAGCGGCTTCTTTCAGACGATACGACTCTTCGGCGGAGAACTCGGCGCCTCATACATCCAGTTTTTCCTGCACAGCAGACAGGTGTTTCATACGGATCTGCTGTCAGCGGACATTCAGGGAGGTTCGACCCCCGTTGTCGAACGCACCCATATGTTGACTGCTGGAATGCACGCGCAGTCGGTGACCCAGGATATCGCTACGGGTCGGGCCGCCGTACTGTTTATGGGAAGTATTCGCCAGCAGGCCTTCACCTTGTCGATCATGGACGCTTTCACCCTCATTGCGTATGTCGCAACGACCTGCCTCTTGATCATCGCGTGTCTACGAGGCCTGAAGGTCGGCTTCCGCCAAATCATCGCCACTTCGGCCCAATCTGCTTCATAG